From a region of the Daphnia magna isolate NIES linkage group LG1, ASM2063170v1.1, whole genome shotgun sequence genome:
- the LOC116930064 gene encoding uncharacterized protein LOC116930064, whose translation MNNNTSASEDVILNENGDVYNPIDLNGLMISKCICCCIGIPLNASIAVALIGNHQLRTKPRIVFLLGIIFSYMSFFVVAIIELIYWCLYPVESVCQAYVVCSALPQALLLLNLLLALGDRYVAIKHPLFHRRKMTERLACGIVIFSSLLTGFVQNFAYLAGLRTLRCEVWLVRVKLVTITTSLLYFACTIFNFVVYRETKNLLCEYRTICSSRNAPLDTTGKGKVGASNRQSTRTMSVHVDKRKLSRIIMQATRTLVIGVTSLAVTSCPSIVISCVFLSCRSIVDERQCRFLNWMAPYFQELGLISAVYSPIIFIVRQRELRLALTCARDNRKF comes from the coding sequence ATGAATAACAACACTAGCGCAAGCGAAGATGTTATCCTCAACGAGAATGGAGATGTGTACAATCCCATTGATCTAAACGGCCTAATGATCTCAAAATGCATTTGCTGTTGCATCGGAATACCTCTGAACGCATCCATCGCCGTTGCACTAATCGGCAATCATCAGCTCCGTACGAAACCGCGCATCGTCTTCTTGCTGGGCATCATTTTTTCGTACATGTCATTTTTTGTCGTTGCTATTATCGAACTGATTTATTGGTGTCTCTATCCCGTTGAATCGGTTTGTCAGGCTTACGTTGTCTGTTCTGCTCTTCCGCAAGCTCTCTTGCTATTGAATCTGTTGCTCGCTCTGGGCGACCGATATGTCGCCATCAAACATCCGTTGTTTCATCGCAGGAAGATGACAGAGCGTCTGGCTTGTGGCATAGTCATTTTCAGCTCGTTGCTTACTGGTTTTGTTCAGAACTTTGCCTACCTCGCCGGATTGAGAACCTTGCGCTGCGAGGTGTGGCTCGTCCGTGTCAAATTGGTTACGATAACCACATCTCTATTATACTTCGCCTGTACTATTTTCAATTTCGTCGTCTATCGAGAGACGAAGAACCTGCTCTGTGAATATCGAACAATCTGCTCATCTCGTAACGCTCCACTGGACACCACCGGCAAAGGGAAGGTAGGAGCATCAAACCGTCAATCCACCCGGACAATGTCTGTTCACGTGGATAAAAGGAAACTAAGTCGAATCATAATGCAAGCCACTCGCACTTTAGTTATCGGAGTTACCTCTCTGGCTGTCACGTCTTGTCCTAGTATCGTCATTTCATGCGTTTTCCTTAGCTGTCGATCCATTGTTGATGAACGCCAGTGTCGTTTTCTCAATTGGATGGCACCTTATTTTCAGGAATTAGGCTTGATTTCCGCTGTGTATAGCCCGATCATATTCATTGTGAGGCAGAGAGAGCTGAGATTAGCGTTGACCTGTGCTAGGGACAACCGAAAATTCTAG